A DNA window from Allokutzneria albata contains the following coding sequences:
- a CDS encoding MFS transporter: protein MTTEPMGTGTRQRPLLVRNKNFALVWIGQVLSQGGTRIYQIALLWWLLGQLPENVRGLASGAFLVMGALPPLVLMRHIGKLIDRLPSRKVMLRAELTACAVVSVLAVFAWQDAVPVWSVYVVALILAVCQAFFDPCLLKAMPELVEGKDVERAVGFGTSTQSVANFAGAAFGAVLLATVGFTGAVVINAASYAVAAVCLYFARFTPLPASPPPPPGDEAPQEHKSTWKFLGSMPSVRPLLVCFAAANFFSAPTLLVLPLYTKLVLEREAGTLAILEAALWFGLLLGAFSAANIPTAGRTVRFGALCIAAFGVFLAIPGLVASTVIYAVVLALAGLCLGVSNVKFTALFQVAVPNEVKGRFFAALQAAISSTFPVAFLAFGAFGDAIGPQLLTLAQGAGLLVFALVLARIPEPE from the coding sequence ATGACGACCGAACCGATGGGAACAGGGACGCGGCAGCGCCCGCTTCTGGTGCGCAACAAGAACTTCGCGCTGGTCTGGATCGGCCAGGTGCTCAGCCAGGGCGGCACGCGGATCTACCAGATCGCGCTGCTGTGGTGGTTGCTCGGCCAGCTCCCGGAGAACGTCCGCGGTCTCGCCTCCGGCGCCTTCCTGGTGATGGGCGCGCTGCCGCCGTTGGTGCTGATGCGCCACATCGGCAAGCTCATCGACCGCCTGCCCAGCCGCAAGGTGATGCTGCGCGCCGAGCTGACCGCGTGCGCGGTCGTCAGCGTGCTGGCCGTTTTCGCTTGGCAGGACGCGGTTCCGGTGTGGTCGGTGTACGTGGTGGCGCTGATCCTCGCGGTGTGCCAGGCGTTCTTCGACCCGTGCCTGCTCAAGGCTATGCCGGAGTTGGTCGAGGGCAAGGACGTCGAGCGAGCGGTCGGCTTCGGCACCTCGACGCAGTCGGTGGCGAACTTCGCCGGTGCCGCCTTCGGCGCGGTGCTGCTCGCCACGGTCGGCTTCACCGGTGCGGTCGTGATCAACGCGGCGAGCTACGCGGTTGCCGCGGTGTGCCTGTACTTCGCGCGCTTCACGCCGCTGCCCGCCTCGCCTCCACCCCCGCCGGGCGACGAGGCCCCGCAGGAGCACAAGAGCACGTGGAAGTTCCTCGGCTCGATGCCCTCCGTGCGCCCGTTGCTGGTGTGCTTCGCCGCCGCGAACTTCTTCTCGGCACCGACGCTGCTGGTGCTGCCGCTGTACACCAAGCTCGTGCTGGAGCGCGAAGCCGGGACGCTCGCGATCCTGGAGGCCGCGCTGTGGTTCGGGTTGCTGCTCGGTGCCTTCAGCGCGGCGAACATCCCGACGGCCGGCCGGACAGTCCGCTTCGGAGCGCTGTGCATCGCGGCGTTCGGAGTGTTCCTCGCGATCCCCGGCCTGGTGGCGAGCACGGTGATCTACGCGGTGGTGCTGGCGCTGGCCGGGCTCTGCCTGGGCGTGTCGAACGTGAAGTTCACCGCGTTGTTCCAGGTGGCCGTGCCGAACGAGGTGAAGGGCCGGTTCTTCGCGGCACTCCAGGCGGCGATCAGCTCGACGTTCCCGGTGGCCTTCCTCGCCTTCGGCGCGTTCGGTGACGCGATCGGCCCGCAGCTGCTCACCCTCGCCCAGGGCGCCGGGCTCCTCGTGTTCGCACTCGTCCTCGCCCGCATCCCGGAACCCGAGTAG
- a CDS encoding phenylacetate--CoA ligase family protein, whose product MLDQLVELVRGSSPFYRELYQDLPDAPALEDLPVVEHGAYWAANTLQDNRLRTGEQVGGIIFKSGGTTSAPKVSVYTRAEWREMSETFSKGLVAAGLREGDRVANLFYAGELYSSFIFTLNALQDAPVDTVQLPIAGSATPDFVTSALVEFDATVLTAPPTSLCQLAQHVQDTVGSLPLIRLVLFSGEAFYGDQRELLASAFPNAAVRSIGYASVDGGIIGAPVHGEDDARVHQVYPGRIMEILDEDTGEPITEPGRAGRIVVTDLVRTLQPVLRYPVGDRAEWVDFEARTFRLLGRSGEGARVGPVTLYLDDLLEIVRHAAGGQGITGGQVVLRRHEAKDQLVLRLAGDVTDTAALSKAIAARLDETRPMFADHVARGLIQPLAVEWVGTAGLTTNPRTGKLVRLIDERGA is encoded by the coding sequence GTGCTTGATCAACTCGTCGAACTCGTGCGGGGCAGCTCGCCGTTCTACCGGGAGCTCTACCAGGACCTGCCGGACGCGCCCGCGCTCGAAGATCTGCCCGTGGTGGAGCACGGCGCGTACTGGGCCGCGAACACGTTGCAGGACAACAGGTTGCGCACCGGTGAGCAAGTGGGTGGGATCATCTTCAAGAGCGGTGGCACGACCAGCGCGCCGAAGGTGTCCGTCTACACGCGGGCCGAGTGGCGCGAGATGAGCGAGACCTTCTCCAAGGGGCTCGTCGCCGCCGGGCTGCGCGAGGGTGATCGCGTCGCGAACCTGTTCTACGCCGGTGAGCTGTACTCCAGCTTCATCTTCACCCTCAACGCGTTGCAGGACGCGCCCGTGGACACCGTGCAGCTGCCGATCGCGGGCTCCGCGACCCCGGATTTCGTCACCAGCGCGCTGGTGGAGTTCGACGCGACCGTGCTCACCGCGCCGCCGACGTCGCTCTGCCAGCTCGCGCAGCACGTGCAGGACACCGTCGGCTCGCTGCCGCTGATCCGGCTCGTGCTGTTCAGCGGTGAGGCGTTCTACGGCGATCAGCGCGAGCTACTGGCCTCTGCGTTCCCCAACGCGGCCGTGCGCTCCATCGGCTACGCCAGCGTGGACGGCGGCATCATCGGCGCGCCCGTGCACGGCGAGGACGATGCCCGCGTGCACCAGGTCTACCCCGGCCGGATCATGGAGATCCTGGACGAGGACACCGGAGAGCCCATCACCGAGCCGGGTAGAGCGGGCCGCATCGTCGTCACCGACCTCGTGCGGACCCTCCAGCCCGTGCTGCGCTACCCGGTGGGCGACCGCGCGGAGTGGGTGGACTTCGAGGCGAGGACCTTCCGCCTGCTCGGCCGCTCCGGCGAAGGCGCTCGCGTCGGCCCGGTGACCCTCTACCTCGACGATCTCCTGGAGATCGTGCGTCATGCCGCCGGTGGCCAGGGGATCACCGGTGGTCAGGTCGTGCTGCGCCGCCACGAGGCCAAGGACCAGCTGGTGCTGCGCCTTGCCGGTGACGTGACGGACACAGCCGCGTTGTCCAAGGCCATCGCGGCGCGGCTGGACGAGACCCGGCCGATGTTCGCCGACCACGTGGCGCGCGGGCTGATCCAGCCGCTGGCCGTCGAGTGGGTCGGTACCGCCGGGCTGACCACCAACCCGCGCACCGGCAAGCTCGTGCGGCTGATCGACGAGCGTGGCGCATGA
- a CDS encoding terpene synthase family protein, giving the protein MSEYRQPEMYRPYPARCNSRVAEAGAHATDWARRTGMLAALWDERDVDELGAATFAAHAHPEVAEPALFLLSEWHIWGFYLAEHFAEHRRTRDIGGAKLFARRVAAFTAAESLTPGNPVERGLADLWSRTTRAMPRELKERLRRNIQGYVDAHVEELFNLCQNRVPDPSSYLATRTRTLGVPWVHDLIRHLVDHELPRQVFETWPMRALLAAFFEATALQRDAWSYQEDGGRGAKINNGVHVYARFLGCSSQRAGEILNNLGTERLRRFENLAITEVPALAVELGLGLADGERLLRHIDHLRQFTAGTHQWIQRPALLTS; this is encoded by the coding sequence ATGTCCGAATATCGGCAACCGGAGATGTACCGGCCCTATCCCGCGCGGTGCAATTCCCGCGTGGCGGAGGCGGGTGCGCACGCGACCGACTGGGCGCGCCGGACGGGCATGCTCGCGGCGCTGTGGGACGAGCGCGACGTCGACGAGCTGGGAGCGGCCACGTTCGCCGCGCACGCGCACCCGGAGGTGGCCGAACCGGCGCTGTTCCTGCTCAGCGAATGGCACATCTGGGGCTTCTACCTGGCCGAGCACTTCGCTGAACACCGACGAACACGCGACATCGGCGGGGCGAAGCTGTTCGCCCGCAGGGTCGCCGCGTTCACCGCGGCGGAGTCCTTGACGCCGGGGAACCCGGTCGAACGGGGCCTCGCCGACCTGTGGTCCCGCACGACGCGGGCCATGCCCAGGGAGCTGAAAGAGCGGTTACGCCGCAACATCCAGGGCTATGTCGACGCCCACGTGGAAGAGCTGTTCAACCTCTGCCAGAACCGGGTGCCCGACCCCAGCAGCTACCTGGCGACGCGCACGAGAACCCTTGGCGTGCCTTGGGTTCACGATCTGATCCGGCACCTCGTCGACCACGAGCTGCCCCGCCAGGTGTTCGAGACGTGGCCGATGCGCGCCCTCCTGGCGGCTTTCTTCGAAGCCACCGCGCTCCAACGGGACGCGTGGAGCTACCAGGAGGACGGCGGCCGCGGTGCGAAGATCAACAACGGCGTTCACGTGTACGCACGCTTCCTCGGCTGTTCGTCGCAACGGGCGGGCGAGATCCTGAACAACCTCGGCACGGAGCGCCTGCGCCGCTTCGAGAACCTGGCGATCACCGAGGTTCCCGCGCTCGCCGTCGAACTCGGCCTGGGACTGGCCGACGGCGAGCGCCTGCTCCGGCACATCGACCACCTGCGCCAGTTCACCGCGGGCACGCACCAGTGGATCCAGCGCCCCGCCCTGCTCACCTCGTGA